TtgaaagaagaataatatggCAAGTTGTAAAGAAAATGATGAGGCAAGTTGAAAGGAAATTTAAGAGGACTGTGGACATTTTGTGATCACAGTGGGCTATCACTATAAAACCGAGGGCTTCTGCTATCTAAATAGACACCATCACATCCAACAAACAAGGATAATGGTCAGCGATAAAGGATACAAATTGCTCAAAGATGCTAACCCTCCACTATCCTTTACTATCCTTCTTCCTTCACTTTTCTCTCTACCtatatccttcttcttccactattcCTTTCcacctccaccttcttcttcttcttcttcttcttcttcttcttcttcttcttcttcttcttcttcttcttcttcttcttcttcttcttcttcttcttctcctcctcctccatctccttctcctactcctcctcgtactcctactcctcctcgtactcctcctcctcctcctcctcctcctcctcctcctcattcaaaACGCTGACCAGCCATATTTCCAGATTGACATAGTCATCAGCATACTACTATCACTCATTCCTATGTAGCAGCTATAAAAGCAGACTATCAAGCTATTTTTCAGCTTCAAGGTAAATTGTGTGTGTATAGAAAATGGCCGTCTATTCTCAGCAAGTGAGTTTCTGATAGCTTCATTGCTTTATTCAATGCAGATTTACATTCTATCTCCAGCTTCAATCCATCAACTCTGTGTATTTTCAGATTACCTTACTGGAGATTTTGATAGGATggattttaatgaattgtttaGTGAAATGTTAGAATATAACTTGATGGGAGTGagataactatagtgaggtccacgttataatgacagtgtttgataaACAATTGTactgatatccttgtctatcaaccTACAAaacggatagtgctatctctttctcgcgtTGCTCTGTTCCCAGATtgtttttatcaaatcaaatcaaattcatattcaatacttACAGAAAAACACTTACATAAATATGTGTGACAacaacaaattaatgaaaaaaaaactgacGAAATTTATAAAGcataatgaaaaatcaataatcaatagtcGCTGAtacaatgatcaataatattacaaagtAGTGGaatcaaaagaaaaacattcaaatatgtGAGAAGCTCTCACTATTgtattttctgtgtttattattgattgtgacgatTCGATGTTATGAAGCTTGTCTTTTATATGCTactacttgaataaatgaaattagattgattgattgattgactctaccatgaacgttttcattgggagagttcataAGATAGTAAGctcttgcccagggaactctaccactaaggctcaactcacacttacgcgactcaggtggagaagagactcgactctagtcgagagcatgagtttccaaatggtgacactcagacaaGTCGATTCTAGCATAGAGAATcattagcgtaagtagatatcccatggtatacggaatttatgttgcaacttttactgttatctcaagccgattactgtcgattattgtcaatttttactgttttgttggggtgagagtgtatgaacggcacaatttgagagactaccagcgtcacacagcttcatgggaaagaactaagtgaactatcggcttgggataacagtaaaagttgcgatataaacgccctataccatgggatatctatgctatcgtttctctatgtctATCTCTATATCGTttctctagtctccgcgacgtcaccatttgaaaacacatgctctcgactagagtcgagtctcttctcgacctgagtcgcgtgtgTGTGAGTTAAGCCTAattctactaatgaaaaccaggctgtAAGGTTGGCATACACTGAGAGCTACAATACCTGAAACGGCAGCATAAAAGAAGAGTGCTGGCAATAGAGGGAGATGGAGTGATGGAGAGAAAAACAGAGCAAAGAAGATTAATAAGAGcaatagattattatagagtGTATTGGAGAGAGCCTGCTCGCGACACAAATAGGGGGACACAGTTAACCACTATCAACACATTTCAACAAAGTAgctctaatttatatttttatcccttcttctccttctcgttTCCTTCTCACTCTTCacttcacttcttcttcttcttcttcttctcttcttcttcttcttcttcttcttcttcttcttcttcttctcccactccatctttttttttgtgtgtgtgtgtgtgtgtgtgtgtgtgtgtgtgtgtggtgtgtgtgtgtgtgtgtatgtgtgtgtgtatgagtgtatgtgagtctgtgtacacgatatctcatctcccaatttacggaatgacttgaaatttggaacgtaaggctctcacaatataaggatccgacacgagcaatttcgatcaaatgcgattcaacatggcggctaaaatgacaaaaatgtagtcaaaaacagggtttttcgcgattttctcgtaaacggctccaattgattgaagttatacctgaaatagtgatcgataagctctatcagctgccactagtcccatatctgtaaaaatttcaggagctccgcccatctatgcaaagtttgattttagattctcaattatcaggcttcagatacgatttaaacaaagaaattcgagtggaaaagattcagcatgagaatctctacaactaatgttcagtaacattttcacttaaaattcaaaataagctcgaaattagagaaaaagtgattatccaattgcaaactgttggcaactgctgattctattaaatgattcactatgaagagatagcagacctcgtgtgtctccagagttatttgcactgtcaccagctgatcaaatctttaaatagtagacttgagatgtgcgggaacacaACTATCGTCacgtgatcaattctcataacggcaagaaaagttgtgtgagtgggccacaccagatttctatatatacactataaatggtccaaaaagtaggttatgtttcatacacttgaattcacgtccaattctcagtcaaaatatttgaaaacagaaaagttctaatctagattatttacaaaccaaattgaataacaaaataacactcactaatcacttcttcttcttcttagggtGCCAATCCGTTACGAATGTTGGCGATCATCATAGCGATCCGTGCTTTGTTTGCAGCAATCCGGAACAGTTGAGTAGATGTTTTGTTGAACCAGGTCCTGAGGTTTTCAAGCCACGATACCCTGCGTCTTCCTGGTCCTCGTCGTCCAAAGATCTTCCCCTGCATAATTGTCTGCAGCAAACTGTATCTCTCCTCGTTTCTCATGATATGACCCAGGTATTCCAACTTACGTGCCTTGATTATGTTCATCAGTTCCAGGTCCTTTTTCACCATCCACAAAACTTCTACGTTTGTCACCCTGGCAGTCCAAGGGATTTTCATCATTCTCCTGTATAGCCACATCTCGAAAGCGTTGATCTTTTTGGTTGTGGTTTCATTAAGCGTCCAGGATTCTGCACCATAAAGGAGAACGGAGAAGACATAGCATCGCAGGAGTCTCAATTTAGTGTCAAGGGTGATGTTGTGACTTTTGAAGAAGGCACTCATGCAATTGAAGGTAGATCTTGCCTTTCCTATGCGtgcttttatttcctgtccATTGCTCCAGTCCTCATTAATAATTGTTCCTAGATAATTGTAGTGATCAACTCTCTCAATAGCGGCTTGGTTTATGAATAGTCGGCCTCCCGTGATATTTTGCTTGCTGATTATCATGAGTTTGGTCTTATTTACATTGACTTCAAGCCCATATTGACTGCTGTGATGGGTGATTTTGTCCACCAGGGCTTGCAAGTCTTCAAGATTGTCAGCAAAAACAATGGTATCATCAGCATACCTGATGTTATTCAGTCTACATCCATTTAGCAGAATTCCCTTGTCCATGCCATCTAGGGCTTCACCGAAGATGTGCTCCGAGTAGAGGTTGAAAATAAGAGGGGAGAGTATGCAACCCTGTCGGACACCTCGctttatttttatgtaatctGTGTGTTCTCCTTCCACTCTGAGGTTAGCGACCTGGTCCCAATAGAGGTTCCCGATTATTCTCAGATCTTTGTCATCGATACCTGTTTCATTCAGTATTTTGATCATCATTTCATGTTTTACTCGGTCAAATGCCTTTTGATAGTCAATCAGGCATGCGTATACATCGCAATTCATGTCGCGGCATCTCTGAAATAAGACTTGCACTGCAAATAGTGCCTCTCTAGTGCCGACCGCCTTTATAAAGCCAAATTGAGTTGGGGATATTTGGCTCTCACACACACTTTATATTCTCctgtggatgaccttgaggaaCACTTTTAAGAGATGACTCATAAGACTTATTGTGCGATACTCTTCACACTTCTTTGGTCTTGTTTTCTTTGGAATAGCAACAAATTCAGATTTCAGCCATTCAGATGGAATTTTTCCAGTGTTGTAGATGTTGTTGAACAATACAATTGTTCTGTCATCAAATAATTTGAGGATTCCTGTTTCAATGTTATCTGGACCCGATGCTTTACCATCTTTCAATTGTGCAATGGCTGCTTGCACTTCATCTTGCAAAATTTCTGGCCCACTTAGAGTTTCCTGTATGTCAAAGTGTTCCTTTCTATGATCCTCAAACAGTTTTTCCAAGTATTTTCTCCAGGTGCTGATTTTGGCTTGTTTATCTACCACAATTTTACCTTCTGAGTCTGTGAGGTTTCCCAGTTGCTTGTTCTTGAAATTGCCGGTGAGCTCCTTAACTTTTCGGTGCACACTGTAGCTGTCATACTTCTTTTGCAGTAATTCGATTTCCTTACACCTCTCTACCGCCTCCTTATCTTTAGCCTCTCTTATTCTATTCCTAATAGCAATACTTAGTGTTCTATATTTCTGTGAATCATGTTTggattttcttctttcttccatCATTTCCATTATTTCGTTGGTCATCCACGGCTTTCTCTTGTTGGTCTTATCTGCTTTAAGGTATTCTTCCTTTATATCTTCCACAGCCTTCTGTATCTTACTAATTGTCTGTTCAGGGTCCAGTTGTTCTTCAATATCATTGATTTGTTGATTTAGTGTTAGTTTAGCTTTCTTTTTTATTGCAGGATCTTTCAGGAGTCTCATATCGTATACCTTGGAAATCCCTCGTTGTACTCGTTTCATCCTGATTCTAAACACACCTACAAGAGGTACATGATCTGACTCGATGTCGGCACCAGGATAGGTTTTAACAGATGTACAGCTGTTACGACATCTTCTATTCACAAGCAAATAGTCAATTTGGTTTCTTATTACCCTTTCTGGTCTGTCTTGAGGTGATTTCCAAGTATATAGTTTCCTTGGGGGGAGCTTGAAGAATGTGTTCATAACCACCAGATCATTGCTCTCTGCAAAAGTTTCCAAAAGATCCCCCCGCTCATTCCTTTCTCCTAGTCCATGCGATCCAATGTAATGAGATTTATTTCCTGCTCCCAGTTTAGCGTTGAAATCCCCCATCACAATGAGAAGCTCATGTTTAGGTATTCTCTCAATAATGGCGTTGATGGAGTCATAGAATTCTATAGCCTGTTCTTCTGGTTTATCTGCAGTCGGGGCATAAACTTGCAAGATGTTGATATTGATTGGACTGGCACTGACCTGAAGTAGCATAGCCCTTTCTGATATGGGAACAAAGTTTGTAATGCACTTGGCTATGTTAGGAGATAGTATAGCCCCTACACCATTTTCATGTGTTCCATCACTTCCTGAGTAGAAAACTATGTGTTTGCCAACTTTCATCTTCCCCGAAtgcactaatcacttaaaactgtaaaataatgatttactttgaatattataatatactctaattgtgattgataaaccatgtcatgtcaacagatcagattattttgatagagtctattaaaatttctagataatatttctcgcgagatacggtgagctgtttgaatgattacacagctgatctcccacacaggcacaggCATCTTCTATTATCGGCAGACGATgaaatctgttcttccaaggatgaattatccttctaatgtcatTCAGAGAGTTTTTTCCAGtgatgagacctagttcaatcgaatctttatattataaacctactatgttctgaatttcgtgagaatcgttagagccgttttcgagatccggtgaaatacaaacatataaacatctaaacatccaaacatctaaacatatgaacagaaattgctcgtttaatagtataggatagtgatatcagagtgtGGAGAAAATTCCttctcctttcatattatccttaaatgaaaaatttcaaaaaaccttgtgtatacattgaCGCGCAGTTAATGAAAGAATATTTCTGCAAAaactcatagaattctatcaacgcgttcggccgtgaatgcgttacatacatacagacgaaagaaaatccgTCTTGAACGAGTTGAAACATAAACCTCACTGCGTTCTGTCAATCATGTTCAGGTGGCTAGAGATATCACTGTCCAAAATTCTCCCAAAAATTACGTCTTTTCCCACCATATTATGTGGTTCTTCTCTCTATCTTCTCCTGAGAAGAGCTACTCTCACCAATCCGACGTTGTTCATTTCAATGTCCTCGAgagaatagtaataataattaaacatctTTATTCCACTTTCTTACACAGTTCATCGTTgaaaagaatacattttttacaGCAATGGCCTTACGGCCGTCTGCCAGGAGTTGGCTTTCAAGTAAtacaatttttctttattttataaatcatACATACATAGATTTCATCTGCAAACCTGAaaagaaattacaaaataatagatatataattaatcaatcattatGTCCTTCTCATTTCTAAATTCCTATCTTATCTCTATTCCATGTGTTAAATTTTTCAGTGAGTTGCGAGCGATATCTCCATGCGATTGTCACATATTTTATTAACTTCTCCCAGCTCCCACCATTTAACTGCTCTATTAGTTGCTGCTCGTTCAAATCATGTTAACACCAAACCTCACATCTAATTTCTGATGGAATAGAACATCTTCCTAGGAAAGGATATGTGTCCTCCATCAATCTGTCATTACACATTGAACAAAGTGCTTGGTCTCCGTCTCTATCTATTCTATAATTGAGAGGCCACAAAGCTGCTCTTGACTTCAGTATCATGGCTGTTTCTACTCTATTAGACTTCGCATTTATATAGTCCATGCCATCTAAATCCTGTTTTAATTTTGCATAGATGTCATGATACCTTGTCCTTCTCGCTACACTTTTCACGAAATCTCTTTATCATGCAGTCCATGAGTAGTTCTTGTTGTGCTTCCTGATTGACAATACTTGTTCGGCTCACGCCCACTTCGCATTGATATTTGTTGCCTAAATTCTTCCATTCCTTGAACCAACCCATATTTTTCTTATCATGACATCCGCTAAAAAACGAGGCAAACGCGATGTTGGCAACTTCAATACTTTAAGAATGTATTTATAGTGCAATCTAAAACTATGAAAAAACAGAAGATTTCTCCCTGTTTCTCGAGAGAATAGAACAAATGATgtcagaaggagaagaatatgtACCAGAGAAGGAGAATAGGAGcagtgagagaggaagaggaagaaagagagagaaatattgTCGAATGAGAAATTGACTAGCGAGAGAGAGAGCTAGGAATATtgtcaaatgaaaaattgacaATCGAGAGTGGATTGCTTGTATGAAGTATATACGACATTTTCCCACAATTTAGAGAAATTATAACTGTATTATTATATCTGAGTGAGTGCTCGGCAGTAGCTGGAGAAAATATATATAGGTTATACTCAATGATACTTCCacgaaattattaattatagataTGCTGTCTGGGTTATCTGTCAAGCTGTCTTGGGAAGCGATGATTAGTGCACCAAGAGTTGGATGgacagaaagagaaagagagtgagagagagtaagtgagACAATCTTGGAAACTTTTTATCTTTCCACCGTCAGCGGAAGAAAAGTCAAAAGTGTGTGACAACTTTGCAGCCTCAATAATTCACCACTACTTCAACTACTAAGCATTGTCCTTCACCTCCGCTCTGATGAGTTGCCACTTCACTctctttcacttcttcttcttcttcttcttcttcttcttcttcttcgtctttttctACTACTTCTATCATTCTTCTCAAGAATCCAACTTTCTTCTCCGACTAATCACATCGTTCTCACCTGTCTtctatctcactcactctctctcacaccctctctctctatctgtctctctctcaaacACTCTCCTGTCAACTTTCCTCTCCAACTAATCACAGCTACCTCCCACACTCTCAAATTACCTGGAGACTTAATGTAAACTTGTTCAGTATAATCTTAGGTAAGCTATAATAGTTACGCTATCTAGTTTCTCTTTggtatagaaataaatattttgtagttattCTATTGAAATATGTGAGTTGTAAATGTGATAACGACTGAATGAATTATGGTAGTTTTATTGCAAATCTTTTGCAATGTTTCCAACATAAGAGTTGGTTTGATTAATGTTTTCCAGTGATATAgtaaagatgcgtacagatatacgcgccgcgaatatgagcaattcacttttaatcagctgactatatctgtattttcacagaaacggtgagatacagatataaaaagcttggcatcagctgaatgaaagtgaattgctcatgttcgcggcgcgtaaatctgtacgcacctctaggTAAGCTATTATAGTTACTCTAGTTTCTCTTTGGTATAGGAATAAATATTATGtagttattctattcaaatatgtTAGTTGTAAATTTGATAAAGACTGAATGAATTATGGTAGTTTCATTGCAAATCTTTTGCAATGTTTCCAACATAAGAGTTGGTTTGATTAATGTTTTCCAGTGCTATAGTagaggtgcatacagatatacgcgccacgaacatgag
The genomic region above belongs to Nilaparvata lugens isolate BPH chromosome 5, ASM1435652v1, whole genome shotgun sequence and contains:
- the LOC120351560 gene encoding uncharacterized protein LOC120351560 — its product is MKVGKHIVFYSGSDGTHENGVGAILSPNIAKCITNFVPISERAMLLQVSASPININILQVYAPTADKPEEQAIEFYDSINAIIERIPKHELLIVMGDFNAKLGAGNKSHYIGSHGLGERNERGDLLETFAESNDLVVMNTFFKLPPRKLYTWKSPQDRPERVIRNQIDYLLVNRRCRNSCTSVKTYPGADIESDHVPLVGVFRIRMKRVQRGISKVYDMRLLKDPAIKKKAKLTLNQQINDIEEQLDPEQTISKIQKAVEDIKEEYLKADKTNKRKPWMTNEIMEMMEERRKSKHDSQKYRTLSIAIRNRIREAKDKEAVERCKEIELLQKKYDSYSVHRKVKELTGNFKNKQLGNLTDSEGKIVVDKQAKISTWRKYLEKLFEDHRKEHFDIQETLSGPEILQDEVQAAIAQLKDGKASGPDNIETGILKLFDDRTIVLFNNIYNTGKIPSEWLKSEFVAIPKKTRPKKCEEYRTISLMSHLLKVFLKVIHRRI